A genomic region of Microlunatus sagamiharensis contains the following coding sequences:
- a CDS encoding 3-isopropylmalate dehydrogenase, translating into MTQKKLAVIGGDGIGPEVVAEGLKVLEAVAGPDAFETTRYDLGAAHWQRTGEVLSDETMASLAAADVILLGAVGAAPGAKDVPSGLLERGLLLKLRFAFDHYVNLRPSKLYPGVETPLSEAVVGGRDVDFVVVREGTEGLYCGNGGTFRGGTPAEIGTEVSINTAYGVERVVRDAFERATRRRNKLTLVHKHNVLVYAGGLWRRIFESVAAEYPQVSTDYLHVDAATIFLATDPARFDVIVTDNLFGDIITDLAAAVTGGIGLAASGNINPSGAFPSMFEPVHGSAPDIAGQGVADPTATISSVALLLEHVGLLDEAARVEKAVLADIAARTPGTKRSTSEIGDAIAARVSAEG; encoded by the coding sequence GTGACGCAGAAGAAGCTGGCCGTGATCGGGGGCGACGGCATCGGTCCCGAGGTCGTCGCCGAGGGCTTGAAGGTGCTCGAGGCCGTCGCCGGCCCGGACGCCTTCGAGACGACACGCTACGACCTGGGTGCCGCGCACTGGCAGCGCACGGGCGAGGTGCTGTCCGACGAGACCATGGCCTCGCTGGCCGCCGCCGACGTGATCCTGCTCGGTGCCGTCGGCGCCGCGCCGGGCGCCAAGGACGTCCCGAGCGGTTTGCTCGAGCGCGGCCTGCTGCTCAAGCTGCGCTTCGCCTTCGACCACTACGTCAACCTGCGGCCGAGCAAGCTCTACCCCGGCGTCGAGACCCCGCTGTCGGAGGCGGTCGTCGGCGGCCGCGACGTCGACTTCGTCGTCGTGCGCGAGGGCACCGAGGGCCTCTACTGCGGCAACGGCGGCACGTTCCGCGGCGGGACGCCCGCGGAGATCGGCACCGAGGTCAGCATCAACACCGCGTACGGCGTCGAGCGCGTCGTCCGTGACGCCTTCGAGCGGGCCACCCGGCGGCGCAACAAGCTGACGCTGGTGCACAAGCACAACGTGCTCGTGTACGCCGGCGGGCTCTGGCGCCGCATCTTCGAGAGCGTCGCGGCCGAGTACCCGCAGGTCAGCACCGACTACCTGCACGTCGACGCGGCGACGATCTTCCTGGCCACCGACCCGGCGCGCTTCGACGTGATCGTGACCGACAACCTGTTCGGCGACATCATCACCGACCTCGCGGCGGCCGTCACCGGTGGCATCGGGCTGGCGGCGAGCGGGAACATCAACCCCTCGGGCGCCTTCCCGTCGATGTTCGAGCCGGTGCACGGCTCCGCGCCGGACATCGCCGGCCAGGGCGTGGCCGACCCGACGGCCACCATCAGCTCGGTGGCTCTGCTGCTCGAGCACGTGGGACTCCTCGACGAGGCGGCGCGCGTGGAGAAGGCCGTGCTGGCCGACATCGCGGCGCGCACGCCGGGGACGAAGCGGTCGACCTCCGAGATCGGCGACGCGATCGCGGCGAGGGTCTCCGCCGAGGGCTGA